A window of the Pyrodictium abyssi genome harbors these coding sequences:
- a CDS encoding DUF99 family protein has product MAGLDDGFFERGWSRALMVLAVHCWHGGELCPCRLLLDTVEVDGLDATEVAERLARRAQAEGLGLEALLTDTVVFAGFNILDPAGLQHRLGLPVVVVYWYPPRREAVERALRLHFPDWRKRLAILEDVWARLRRVECSRGSLLVAPYGADYSYAWRLVCRLQLFTRHPEPLFTAHRAASMLSRALGPL; this is encoded by the coding sequence GTGGCGGGGCTCGATGACGGGTTCTTCGAGAGGGGCTGGAGCCGCGCGCTCATGGTTCTCGCTGTGCACTGCTGGCACGGCGGGGAGCTGTGCCCCTGCCGGTTACTGCTCGACACGGTGGAGGTGGATGGGCTTGACGCCACAGAGGTTGCTGAGAGGCTTGCCCGGCGGGCCCAGGCCGAGGGGCTGGGCTTGGAGGCGCTGCTGACGGATACCGTGGTGTTCGCTGGCTTTAACATCCTCGACCCGGCCGGGCTCCAGCACCGGCTCGGGCTGCCGGTCGTAGTCGTCTACTGGTACCCGCCGCGCCGCGAGGCTGTGGAGAGGGCTCTGAGGCTCCACTTCCCCGACTGGAGGAAGAGGCTAGCCATCCTCGAGGATGTCTGGGCTAGGCTCCGGCGCGTCGAGTGTAGCCGGGGGAGCCTCCTGGTAGCGCCGTACGGCGCCGACTATAGCTATGCCTGGAGGCTCGTCTGCAGACTGCAGCTCTTCACTAGGCACCCGGAGCCCCTCTTCACGGCCCACCGTGCCGCGTCCATGCTCTCCAGGGCTCTAGGCCCCTTATAG